From Pyrenophora tritici-repentis strain M4 chromosome 1, whole genome shotgun sequence, the proteins below share one genomic window:
- a CDS encoding TyrS, Tyrosyl-tRNA synthetase: protein MADTTADPVAIQEEIAAIEKRVEEAQTQLKDAKARLRKAQDASFVQPGANMSAEEKMALIKVNLAEVLNPEIMDEALKKKGHLKVYWGTATTGRPHCGYFVPILKLAQFLAAGCHVKILLADIHGFLDNLKAPIELVKFRAEYYRFTITALLKAVKVPIDKLEFVLGSSYELNADYTMDLLRLASITSEAAAKKAGAEVVKQTENAPLSGLIYPLMQALDEQYLDVDVQFGGVDQRKIFALAKDVLPKIGYKERAHLMNPMVPGLQGGKMSASDPDSKIDVLDDADIVKRKLKKAQAAPKVVEENGVLSFVEYVLLPAGHLIHGEPKFVVKRRDAEPLTYTDIKQMQEDYRNDILTPQDLKPAVTEALITLLDPVQKEFQANPEWKEIEQKAYPPPPVVKKQKKVKDKGTFHPKRNVEAKPDGHVEGEDKAMVDVGTEGGEKAIENLSLEEKK, encoded by the exons ATGGCCGACACAACAGCGGACCCCGTCGCAATCCAGGAGGAAATCGCCGCGATTGAGAAGAGAGTTGAAGAGGCACAAACACAGCTCAAGGACGCGAAAGCAAGATTACGAAAAGCCCAAGATGCATCATTCGTCCAACCTGGCGCGAACATGTCGGCAGAGGAGAAGATGGCCCTGATCAAGGTCAACCTCGCCGAGGTCTTGAACCCAGAAATCATGGACGAGGCATTAAAAAAAAAGGGTCATTTGAAAGTCTACTGGGGAACTGCTACGACAGGACGGCCACACTGCGGTTAC TTCGTACCTATTCTCAAGCTCGCACAGTTCCTCGCCGCAGGATGTCACGTCAAGATTCTGCTCGCTGATATTCACGGCTTTCTCGACAACCTGAAAGCGCCGATTGAGCTCGTCAAGTTCCGCGCCGAATACTACCGATTCACCATTACCGCACTCCTCAAGGCTGTCAAGGTTCCCATTGACAAGCTGGAGTTTGTGCTGGGTTCAAGCTACGAATTAAACGCCGACTACACCATGGATTTGCTGAGGTTGGCAAGTATAACAAGTGAGGCTGCCGCGAAGAAGGCAGGCGCGGAAGTCGTCAAGCAGACGGAGAACGCGCCTTTGAGTGGACTAATCTACCCGCTCATGCAAGCCCTCGACGAGCAGTACCTCGATGTAGACGTACAATTCGGTGGCGTGGATCAGCGCAAGATCTTCGCGCTCGCAAAGGATGTCCTACCTAAGATCGGCTACAAGGAGCGAGCACACTTGATGAACCCCATGGTTCCCGGTCTGCAAGGTGGAAAGATGAGCGCTTCCGACCCTGACTCCAAGATCGACGTACTAGACGATGCAGATATAGTCAAGCGCAAACTCAAGAAGGCCCAGGCAGCGCCCAAAGTCGTGGAAGAAAACGGTGTACTCAGCTTCGTCGAATACGTCCTCCTCCCCGCCGGCCATCTTATCCACGGCGAACCCAAATTCGTCGTCAAGCGCCGCGACGCCGAACCCCTCACCTACACCGACATCAAACAGATGCAAGAAGACTACCGAAACGACATCCTCACACCACAAGACCTCAAGCCCGCCGTCACAGAAGCACTCATTACCCTACTCGACCCCGTACAAAAGGAGTTCCAGGCGAACCCGGAGTGGAAGGAGATTGAGCAAAAGGCTTACCCCCCACCACCAGTTGTCAAGAAACAGAAGAAGGTCAAGGACAAGGGCACCTTCCACCCAAAGCGGAATGTAGAGGCGAAGCCTGATGGGCATGTAGAGGGCGAGGATAAAGCCATGGTGGATGTGGGGACAGAGGGCGGTGAGAAGGCGATTGAGAACTTGAGTTTggaagagaagaagtag